A window of Carassius carassius chromosome 44, fCarCar2.1, whole genome shotgun sequence contains these coding sequences:
- the mon1bb gene encoding vacuolar fusion protein MON1 homolog B: MDQSQESGNMEEVRICDPSILPQCLDQIDAAYSDSDVPSENHCVNEDHRMPSDPEGLLESADPTSVEICQQQELLTDMQKLHTDEDRSLCAGASETDSGKASEDSALADSGHDDSGEFVVTMLAQGKMEEQGIGMEGALSSLSETGTPPGPPSHRNEDVTAESWRQHRKHVFVLSEAGKPIYSRYGSEEALSSTMGVMMALVSFVQSGDNIIRSVYSDEHTVVFMQRGPLVLVSVSSSRQSEQQLCNELLYVYNQIVSMLTQASITRIFEHKKNYDLRRLLAGSEKILDGLLNLVDSDPSLLLSAVHCLPLASSLRDSLSQILQKAITPNLVFSILIAKNQLLTIVQEKMVIDDARLEPADLHLLLNLIGASSAFQAGEIWTPICLPSFNPDCYFYAYISYLDPPECTVCLVLLSTDKEAFYSVAECKRKIEEAMQTQNALSSIAKAHSYSVSQVGVSDLRHFMYKPFDVPDNHRQLTQFTSPEMEAPYSSEEERMRLLDLYRDMHGRIHSTSRPLKLIYHVAERETLLAWVTSKFELYTCFSPLVTKTCAINAITKLLRWIKKEEDRLFIRYPPKYSTTPNPSKSSKGDAH, encoded by the exons ATGGATCAGAGTCAAGAGAGTGGGAATATGGAGGAGGTGAGGATATGtgatccatccatccttccacaatGTCTTGATCAGATAG ATGCTGCTTACTCAGATAGTGACGTCCCATCAGAAAACCATTGTGTTAATGAAGATCACCGGATGCCTTCAGACCCAGAGGGGCTCTTGGAGTCAGCAGACCCCACATCAGTAGAGATCTGCCAACAACAAGAGCTTTTAACAGATATGCAGAAGCTCCACACAGATGAAGACCGCTCTCTGTGCGCCGGGGCTTCGGAGACTGATTCTGGGAAAGCGTCTGAGGACTCTGCATTAGCCGACAGTGGCCACGATGACTCGGGTGAGTTTGTCGTAACCATGTTAGCTCAGGGTAAGATGGAGGAGCAGGGAATTGGTATGGAAGGAGCCTTGTCCTCTCTATCTGAGACCGGCACACCTCCGGGACCTCCCTCGCACAGGAACGAGGATGTGACGGCGGAGAGTTGGAGACAGCACAGGAAGCATGTATTTGTGCTGAGTGAGGCTGGGAAGCCCATCTATTCCCGATATGGAAGTGAGGAGGCCCTGTCCTCCACTATGGGAGTGATGATGGCCTTGGTGTCCTTCGTTCAAAGTGGAGACAACATCATTCGCTCCGTTTACTCCG ATGAGCACACGGTTGTATTCATGCAGCGTGGTCCTCTGGTGCTGGTGTCCGTCTCCAGCAGCCGTCAGTCAGAGCAGCAGCTCTGTAACGAACTGCTCTACGTCTACAACCAGATCGTCAGCATGCTCACGCAGGCCAGCATCACCCGCATCTTCGAGCACAAGAAGAACTACGATCTGCGTCGCCTGCTGGCCGGCTCGGAGAAGATCCTCGATGGCCTCCTTAACCTTGTGGACTCAGACCCCAGCCTCCTACTCTCCGCCGTGCACTGTCTCCCCTTGGCCTCATCTCTCAGGGACTCGCTCAGTCAGATTCTCCAGAAGGCCATCACGCCTAACCTGGTCTTCTCAATCCTCATAGCCAAGAACCAGCTGCTCACCATAGTGCAAGAGAAGATGGTCATCGACGATGCCCGACTAGAGCCTGCTGACCTCCACCTGCTGCTGAACCTCATCGGGGCCTCGTCTGCCTTCCAGGCTGGGGAGATCTGGACGCCCATCTGCCTGCCCAGTTTTAACCCTGACTGTTACTTTTATGCGTACATCTCGTATCTGGACCCTCCTGAATGTACTGTTTGTCTGGTTCTTCTCTCCACTGATAAAGAGGCGTTTTATTCTGTGGCCGAGTGTAAGAGAAAGATCGAGGAGGCAATGCAAACGCAGAATGCACTCAGCTCCATAGCTAAAGCACATTCGTACAGCGTTAGTCAGGTGGGAGTGTCTGACCTCAGGCATTTCATGTACAAGCCTTTTGATGTGCCCGACAACCATCGCCAGCTAACACAGTTCACCAG CCCAGAGATGGAAGCGCCGTACAGCAGTGAGGAGGAGCGGATGAGACTCCTGGACCTGTACAGAGACATGCATGGCCGAATCCACAGCACCTCACGCCCCCTCAAGCTTATCTACCACGTGGCCGAACGTGAGACTCTGCTGGCCTGG GTCACGAGCAAATTCGAGTTATATACATGCTTCAGTCCCCTTGTCACGAAAACCTGTGCCATCAATGCCATCACTAAACTGCTGCGCTGGATCAAGAAGGAGGAAGACCGTCTGTTTATCCGATACCCTCCAAAATACTCCACCACCCCTAACCCCAGTAAGAGCTCTAAAGGAG ATGCACATTGA